In a single window of the Gemmatimonadaceae bacterium genome:
- a CDS encoding TCR/Tet family MFS transporter, with protein sequence MLAIQRFGGRRAALAFILVTVFIDVLGFGLIIPVLPKLIVDLSGGDTARAARVFGLFGTVWALMQFIFSPIIGSLSDRLGRRPVILISCFGLGLDYVMMALAPTLAWLFVGRMISGITAATIATASAYIADVSPPEKRAANFGLISAAWGAGFIIGPALGGLLGQVSPRLPFWTGAGLALVGVAYGFFVLPESLPPEKRAAFTWRKANPVGALTLLRSHHELLGLASVNAIYLLAHHVLPSVWVLYTGYRYGWSTGMTGLALAAVGLGSILVQLFVVRRAVAAFGERITLLIGLSFGAAGFAIWGLAPDTRVFWLGLPIFSLMGLVGPSVQALMTVRVQPHEQGQLQGANSSIMGLTGLVGPGLFTLTFAYFIGAGTKWHIPGAAFLLAAVLMMVALSVAVMINARAAAYVKVDGESP encoded by the coding sequence ATGCTCGCAATCCAGCGGTTCGGGGGGCGCCGCGCCGCGCTGGCGTTCATTCTCGTCACCGTGTTCATCGACGTGCTCGGGTTCGGGCTGATCATCCCGGTCCTCCCGAAGCTCATCGTCGATCTCTCCGGCGGCGACACCGCGCGCGCCGCGAGAGTGTTCGGGCTGTTCGGCACGGTGTGGGCGCTGATGCAGTTCATCTTCTCGCCGATCATCGGCTCGCTCTCCGACCGGCTGGGCCGGCGACCGGTCATCCTCATCTCGTGCTTCGGGTTGGGGTTGGACTACGTCATGATGGCGCTCGCGCCGACGCTGGCGTGGCTGTTCGTCGGGCGGATGATATCCGGCATCACCGCGGCCACCATCGCGACCGCGAGCGCGTACATCGCGGACGTGTCACCGCCCGAGAAGCGCGCCGCGAACTTCGGGCTCATCAGCGCCGCGTGGGGCGCGGGCTTCATCATCGGCCCGGCGCTCGGCGGACTGCTCGGCCAGGTGAGCCCGCGGCTGCCGTTCTGGACGGGAGCCGGGCTCGCGCTCGTGGGCGTCGCGTACGGCTTCTTCGTCCTGCCCGAGTCGCTGCCGCCGGAGAAGCGCGCGGCGTTCACCTGGAGGAAGGCGAATCCAGTCGGCGCGCTCACGCTGCTGCGCTCGCACCACGAGCTGCTCGGCCTCGCGTCCGTCAATGCGATCTACCTGCTGGCGCACCACGTTCTGCCGAGCGTTTGGGTGCTGTACACGGGGTACCGCTACGGCTGGAGCACCGGGATGACCGGGCTTGCGCTCGCCGCCGTCGGGCTCGGCAGCATTCTCGTGCAGCTGTTCGTCGTGCGGCGCGCGGTCGCGGCGTTCGGCGAGCGGATCACGCTGCTGATCGGACTGTCGTTCGGCGCCGCGGGCTTCGCGATCTGGGGGCTCGCGCCCGACACGCGCGTCTTCTGGCTGGGTCTGCCGATCTTCTCGTTGATGGGATTGGTCGGGCCGTCGGTGCAGGCGTTGATGACGGTGCGCGTGCAGCCGCACGAGCAGGGTCAGCTCCAGGGAGCCAACAGCAGCATCATGGGACTCACCGGGCTCGTGGGTCCGGGGCTGTTCACGCTGACGTTTGCGTACTTCATCGGCGCGGGGACGAAGTGGCACATCCCGGGGGCGGCCTTCCTTTTGGCAGCGGTCCTGATGATGGTCGCGCTTTCGGTGGCGGTGATGATCAATGCGAGAGCAGCAGCCTACGTGAAGGTTGACGGGGAATCCCCGTAG
- a CDS encoding MMPL family transporter, which yields MRPFVQLVLRHPRAVIALWLVLLIAAAPFALRLGGALRGSTDAVSGSPSELVSRDINAAFGEGSAFVFPAVLTAESTAVADPAFAAAAETIARALIDSVGVRDVRHFWNTRDSALLGRDGRSALLLVTPRAATFFDAETNVGRIRAAAASAALSAEWEVKLTGMVPLFHDLDVNSSDDLIRAEKIGIPLVLIVLLVVFGAPLAAGLPLAIALGTSVVALATLFLLSRSMPVSVFAQNAVTMVGLGVGVDYALFLVSRWREELARGATVRDAVEIATLRAGHVVLVSGLAVCTGFLALFLVRISFLHTLALGGVTVVLTSVLMTVTLLPALLLLLGEKVNWPRHPREKSSAADSRWGRWARQAMTHPWRYLIPAVVILGIFIAPTLRLRAWNMGASDISEEMEARQGYELLERNFSRGWMAPIVLLAQPRSEGSALSPEDLQALGALRARLAAEPRIEHATIGGMSEDGRHALVVLVPRGAPESEEAMDLVRELRVSAADPASAAGLDLRVGGMTAAVIDFDAELFGSLKRVVPLVLAITFIVLMIAFRSLVVPLKAIAMNLLSVLAAYGFLVYVFQDGVGAELINLVPPGGLNSFIVLMLFTILFGLSMDYEVFLLGRIKEEYDRTGDNRGSVIAGLSQTGGLITSAALIMVVLFGSFGFTRLTATREFGLGLAFAVALDATLIRVVLVPILMGLMGRANWWWPRGWLRRS from the coding sequence ATGCGCCCGTTCGTTCAGTTGGTTCTCCGGCACCCGCGAGCCGTCATCGCGCTCTGGCTCGTGCTCCTCATCGCCGCCGCGCCGTTCGCGCTCCGGCTCGGCGGCGCGCTCCGCGGGAGCACCGACGCCGTGAGCGGCAGTCCGTCCGAGCTCGTCTCGCGCGACATCAACGCCGCGTTCGGCGAGGGCTCGGCGTTCGTGTTTCCGGCGGTGCTCACCGCTGAGTCCACGGCGGTCGCCGACCCCGCGTTCGCCGCGGCAGCGGAGACGATCGCGCGCGCGCTGATCGACTCGGTCGGTGTCCGGGACGTGCGGCACTTCTGGAACACGCGGGACAGCGCGCTGCTCGGCCGCGACGGGCGATCAGCGCTGCTGCTCGTCACGCCACGGGCCGCGACGTTCTTCGACGCGGAGACCAACGTCGGCCGGATCCGCGCGGCGGCCGCCAGCGCAGCCCTGAGCGCCGAGTGGGAGGTCAAGCTGACGGGAATGGTCCCGCTCTTTCACGATCTCGACGTCAATTCGTCCGACGACCTTATCCGCGCGGAGAAGATCGGGATTCCGCTGGTGCTGATCGTGCTCCTGGTCGTGTTCGGTGCGCCACTGGCCGCGGGGCTTCCGCTCGCTATCGCTTTGGGAACGAGCGTAGTCGCGCTGGCGACGCTGTTCCTCCTGTCGCGCTCCATGCCGGTGAGCGTGTTCGCGCAAAACGCGGTGACGATGGTAGGGCTTGGCGTCGGCGTGGATTACGCGCTGTTCCTGGTGAGCCGCTGGCGGGAGGAGCTGGCCCGGGGCGCGACCGTGCGCGACGCCGTGGAGATCGCCACGCTGCGCGCCGGACACGTGGTGCTGGTCTCGGGGCTGGCGGTGTGCACCGGCTTTCTCGCGCTCTTTCTCGTGCGCATCAGCTTCCTGCACACGCTCGCGCTCGGCGGAGTCACGGTGGTGCTCACATCCGTGCTGATGACCGTGACGCTGCTGCCGGCGCTGCTGCTCCTGCTCGGCGAGAAGGTGAACTGGCCGCGCCATCCGCGGGAAAAGTCCAGTGCCGCGGACTCGCGCTGGGGTCGCTGGGCGCGTCAGGCGATGACGCACCCGTGGCGCTACCTCATTCCGGCCGTCGTGATTCTCGGGATCTTCATCGCCCCGACGCTGCGGCTCCGGGCGTGGAACATGGGGGCGAGCGACATCTCCGAGGAGATGGAAGCGCGCCAGGGTTACGAGCTATTGGAGCGAAACTTCTCCCGGGGGTGGATGGCTCCCATAGTGCTGCTGGCGCAGCCGCGGTCGGAGGGCAGCGCGCTCTCTCCTGAAGACCTGCAAGCTTTGGGAGCCCTTCGCGCACGATTGGCAGCGGAGCCGCGCATCGAGCACGCGACGATCGGCGGCATGAGCGAGGACGGACGGCACGCGTTGGTGGTGCTCGTGCCTCGCGGCGCGCCGGAGTCGGAGGAGGCCATGGACCTCGTGCGGGAGCTGCGCGTCAGCGCAGCGGATCCAGCGAGCGCCGCCGGCCTCGATCTGCGGGTCGGAGGAATGACCGCCGCCGTGATCGACTTCGACGCCGAGCTGTTCGGCAGCCTCAAGCGCGTCGTGCCGCTGGTGCTTGCGATCACGTTCATCGTGCTCATGATCGCCTTCCGCTCGCTGGTCGTGCCGCTCAAGGCGATCGCGATGAACCTGCTGTCGGTGCTCGCGGCGTACGGCTTTCTGGTGTACGTCTTTCAGGACGGCGTCGGCGCGGAGCTGATCAACCTCGTGCCCCCGGGCGGACTCAACTCGTTCATCGTGCTGATGCTGTTCACGATCCTGTTCGGCTTGTCGATGGACTACGAGGTCTTTCTGCTCGGCAGAATCAAGGAGGAGTACGATCGCACCGGCGACAACCGCGGCTCGGTGATCGCGGGGCTGTCGCAGACCGGCGGGCTGATCACGAGCGCGGCGCTCATCATGGTGGTGCTGTTCGGCTCGTTCGGCTTCACGCGGCTGACGGCGACGCGCGAGTTCGGGCTCGGGCTGGCGTTCGCGGTCGCTCTCGACGCGACACTGATCCGGGTCGTGCTTGTGCCGATTTTGATGGGACTCATGGGAAGAGCCAATTGGTGGTGGCCGCGCGGGTGGCTCCGGAGAAGCTGA
- a CDS encoding helix-turn-helix transcriptional regulator, translating to MFLVVVVVGGTMDLLMDRPTTLWSWHVAFEAAMVLVSLSFAIVLFTGWRRSAGALRQTHATLAATDLALTRREAERDRWRRTAEEALAGFSRAIDRQFDEWQLSRAEREVALLILKGEGHKQAAAKLGRSERTVRQHAVEVYRKAGLQGRAELAAFFLNDLILPGGGGSERDARESKFGV from the coding sequence GTGTTCCTCGTTGTCGTCGTGGTGGGCGGAACCATGGACCTCCTCATGGACCGGCCGACGACGCTCTGGTCCTGGCACGTGGCGTTCGAGGCGGCGATGGTTCTCGTCAGCCTGTCCTTCGCGATCGTGCTCTTTACGGGCTGGCGCCGCTCGGCGGGGGCGCTGCGCCAGACGCACGCTACGCTCGCCGCGACGGACCTGGCCCTCACCCGGCGCGAGGCCGAGCGCGACCGCTGGCGCAGGACCGCCGAGGAAGCGCTCGCCGGATTCTCCCGGGCGATAGACCGGCAGTTCGACGAATGGCAGCTCTCGCGCGCGGAACGCGAGGTGGCGCTGCTGATCCTCAAGGGCGAAGGGCACAAGCAGGCCGCCGCGAAGCTCGGCCGGTCCGAGCGCACGGTCCGGCAGCACGCGGTGGAGGTTTACCGCAAGGCGGGATTGCAAGGCCGGGCCGAATTGGCAGCGTTTTTTCTTAACGACTTGATCCTGCCGGGTGGCGGTGGCTCCGAGCGAGATGCAAGGGAATCCAAGTTTGGAGTGTGA
- a CDS encoding DUF2231 domain-containing protein, whose protein sequence is MFSLPSPLHPLIVHMPMALTILIPLFAIGALVAIRRKARVPVAWGLTIGMLALLLGSGWLALQTGENEEDRVERFVNEDAVEEHEEAGEQFVYAAGAVLLLSGVGLIRGRTGAAARVVVALATIGLVGMGYNVGHSGGGLVYGGGAAQAYSAPVSGAVSIDDDDD, encoded by the coding sequence ATGTTCTCGCTGCCATCTCCGCTGCACCCATTGATCGTTCACATGCCGATGGCGTTGACGATCCTGATTCCGCTGTTCGCGATCGGTGCGCTGGTCGCCATTCGCCGCAAGGCGCGCGTGCCCGTCGCCTGGGGCTTGACGATCGGCATGCTGGCGCTGCTGCTCGGCAGCGGCTGGCTCGCGCTGCAGACCGGTGAGAACGAGGAAGACAGAGTCGAGCGCTTCGTGAATGAGGACGCCGTGGAAGAGCACGAAGAGGCCGGCGAGCAGTTCGTGTACGCGGCCGGCGCGGTGCTGCTGCTCTCCGGTGTCGGCTTGATCCGCGGGCGGACAGGCGCCGCGGCGCGCGTGGTCGTCGCGCTGGCGACCATCGGTCTCGTCGGCATGGGCTACAACGTCGGGCATTCCGGCGGCGGGCTGGTATACGGCGGCGGAGCCGCGCAGGCGTACTCGGCGCCGGTTTCAGGCGCTGTCTCCATCGACGATGACGACGATTAG
- a CDS encoding protein kinase, which produces MSDLQGQLDRSFAGQYHIGRELGSGGMSRVFTAREDALDRDVVIKVLSADLAATISSERFAREIQLVAELQHPHIVPILTAGVTDGIPYFVMPFVPGQSLRDYMRSGRVPRDEACRILCDVATALEHAHSHGIVHRDIKPENVLLNGRTAIVADFGIAKAISVARAPQAGGMLTTAGSTLGTPAYMAPEQVTADSVDGRADLYSWGILAYEMLAGRHPFAGKRSPQQMMSAHVVERPATLSMVLDKAWRGAQDIPDLVMRCLEKNPDQRPQSASEVLLVLDGSSVRAERGPSDQVASVAVLPFANVSNDPDNDYFSDGVTEEIIGALARSRRLRVAGRASSFSFKGKEVDLREAGERLNVQALVEGSVRRVGNRVRVTAEVVNASDGFQLWSEQFDRELTDVFALQDEIAQAVVSALSPTQADAANATPVGATHRVDPRAYDLYLRGKFILSNQLVTGNAITRALANYREAVALAPDFAPAYAALAGGYLAASIYLAMPTAEAMTAARAATDRAMSLEPDLADAHTIAGYISFMYDWDWDEADRRFRRALELKPNDPSIHGRVAMFEASRGAVAATILHARRAVELDPLSAWIRHIAGGALVCIRHYDEGRAYLQEALELDQHFAEAHRWLSVVASLTGDSEEALARAEQAAALTNRNPWTVVNMCIAHAMAGRRADVERCVAELAERRASGNVVPLALAFGHMLLGDADEAFTWLDKSVDQRDFWLPMAAFGPQYDLFRGDPRFKAVLRRIGTPTVPPIPTGVIPAMVAPAV; this is translated from the coding sequence ATGTCAGACTTGCAGGGCCAGCTCGATCGCAGCTTTGCCGGACAGTATCACATCGGGCGCGAGCTCGGCAGCGGCGGAATGTCTCGCGTATTCACCGCTCGCGAGGACGCGCTCGACCGCGACGTGGTCATAAAGGTCCTTTCCGCCGACCTCGCGGCAACCATCTCGAGCGAGCGCTTTGCGCGCGAGATCCAGCTCGTCGCGGAATTGCAGCATCCGCATATCGTTCCCATCCTGACGGCGGGCGTGACCGACGGCATCCCGTATTTCGTCATGCCGTTCGTGCCGGGCCAGTCGCTGCGCGACTACATGCGGTCCGGGCGCGTTCCGCGCGACGAGGCGTGCAGGATTTTGTGCGACGTCGCGACGGCGCTCGAGCACGCGCACTCCCACGGCATCGTGCACCGCGACATCAAGCCGGAAAACGTGTTGCTCAACGGAAGGACGGCGATAGTCGCGGATTTCGGCATCGCCAAGGCGATCAGCGTCGCGCGCGCGCCGCAGGCCGGCGGCATGCTCACGACTGCCGGCTCCACGCTCGGCACCCCCGCGTACATGGCGCCGGAGCAGGTCACCGCCGACTCCGTGGACGGCCGCGCCGATTTGTATTCCTGGGGGATACTGGCTTACGAGATGCTCGCTGGACGGCACCCGTTCGCCGGCAAGCGATCGCCGCAGCAGATGATGTCGGCACACGTCGTGGAGCGCCCGGCCACGCTGTCGATGGTGCTGGACAAGGCATGGCGTGGTGCGCAGGACATTCCCGACCTCGTGATGCGCTGCCTCGAGAAAAACCCGGATCAGCGCCCACAGTCCGCGAGCGAAGTCCTCCTGGTCCTGGACGGCAGCTCCGTTCGCGCAGAGCGCGGTCCATCCGACCAGGTGGCTTCCGTAGCCGTGCTGCCATTCGCCAACGTCAGCAACGACCCCGACAACGATTACTTCTCCGACGGCGTCACCGAAGAGATCATCGGAGCGCTCGCCCGCTCCCGGCGGCTCCGCGTCGCGGGCCGCGCGTCGTCGTTCTCTTTCAAGGGGAAGGAGGTGGACCTGCGTGAGGCCGGTGAGCGCCTCAACGTGCAGGCGCTTGTTGAGGGAAGCGTCAGGCGCGTCGGGAATCGCGTGCGCGTGACGGCGGAAGTCGTCAACGCAAGCGACGGATTTCAGCTGTGGTCGGAGCAGTTCGATCGCGAGCTGACCGACGTATTCGCCTTGCAGGACGAGATCGCACAGGCCGTGGTCTCGGCGCTGTCCCCCACGCAAGCGGATGCGGCCAACGCGACACCGGTCGGGGCGACACACCGCGTGGACCCGCGGGCGTACGACCTCTATCTGCGTGGCAAGTTCATCCTGAGCAATCAGCTCGTGACCGGCAACGCGATCACGCGCGCGCTGGCGAATTACAGGGAAGCCGTTGCGCTCGCGCCGGACTTCGCGCCGGCGTACGCTGCGCTGGCGGGCGGCTATTTGGCGGCGTCGATATATCTGGCGATGCCGACGGCGGAAGCGATGACCGCGGCGCGCGCGGCGACCGATCGAGCGATGTCGCTGGAGCCGGATCTCGCCGACGCTCACACGATTGCCGGCTACATCTCATTCATGTACGACTGGGACTGGGACGAGGCCGATCGCAGATTCCGGCGCGCTCTCGAGCTGAAGCCGAACGACCCGAGCATCCACGGGCGCGTCGCCATGTTCGAGGCAAGCCGGGGAGCGGTGGCTGCGACCATTCTGCACGCCCGCCGCGCGGTTGAGCTCGATCCCCTGTCCGCCTGGATACGGCACATCGCCGGCGGAGCACTCGTGTGCATCCGCCACTACGACGAAGGACGGGCGTATCTCCAGGAAGCGCTCGAGCTCGATCAGCATTTCGCGGAGGCGCATCGCTGGTTGAGCGTGGTCGCATCGCTTACCGGCGACAGCGAGGAAGCGCTGGCCCGCGCGGAGCAGGCCGCCGCCCTGACCAACCGCAATCCGTGGACGGTGGTGAACATGTGCATCGCGCACGCGATGGCGGGCCGGCGAGCCGACGTCGAGCGGTGCGTCGCTGAGCTGGCCGAGCGCCGCGCCAGCGGGAACGTTGTTCCGCTCGCTCTGGCGTTCGGCCACATGCTGCTCGGTGACGCGGACGAAGCGTTCACCTGGCTGGATAAATCGGTGGATCAGCGCGACTTCTGGCTCCCCATGGCCGCGTTCGGACCGCAGTACGACCTGTTCCGGGGAGACCCGCGCTTCAAGGCGGTGCTGCGGCGGATCGGAACTCCCACCGTGCCTCCTATACCGACGGGCGTAATCCCCGCAATGGTGGCTCCGGCCGTCTGA